The sequence TGAATCACGTTGAGCTATGGTTTTCTTGCAGCTGCTTTTCGATGCCCGTTGATCTTATCTTCATATCTTCGTAACATGaaggagaatgaaaatttttcaaagatagGGGCCGGGCCGGGaaaaggctgcctacgtatctcacaaggagaattcaggcccaacaTAGTTCGAGTTTAggatgaaatattttcattcgTTCTTTCATTGCGATTACAAAGGAAATTGAaagacaacattgaaattcctAGAAGATGACGATAACATTTTGGTAATCTCTCGTCTTGTGGCTGCGTCATTCCTTTCCTTTCAGACAATCGAAAATGGAGACTTGTAGACGATTTCCTCCTCATCGTCCTCCTCAATTAATTCATTGTCAGGGCCATTGTTATCTGCTCCCTGGTCACGGGCGAGGTATTTTCCGCCCTTTAAGTTGCTACGGGTCGTCAATTCCTCATTGAGTGACGCGCTTTTGGCCAACAGTACTACAGTCTCAACATCTATTTTTGCTTCTCTCGCCTTTTCCTTCGTGCACCTCCAAACGAAGCAAGTTCAACTTTTTTCTTAAGCTTTCGGTTTCCATCTCaacctctttctttctttttatttgcgAAGCCAGATCTTCATCCAATGTCACGGCTGCAGCTTTGTAGATTGCCGTGGTCATGTCAACTTTGAATCCTTCCTCCTTAACCTTTTGAATTTCTCGAGTGACTCGTTCGATTTTTCTTCGCAACTCCTCTTCAGTGAGCTCCGTCTGGACGTTCTTGCCTTTGTCCATAGCGGTGATTCACCTTTCCTGAGACGATAGAGCAGTAtttaggatttgtggtataGGAGATGGCCTTTCGAGTGAGAAACTTGAGACTCGGGaattttggtcggacatttGTAATAGTGGCTTCcgtatattattttgtatttctgGCTAGGAGTGGGTTTACGATATCCTCAATCAtagcaacataacacataagcatttaaacacacatatatatcgTGTCCTAAAACATACATGgggacccttttgtgccaagggtaggcctagcgcattcgaatgatgtacgtgtgaatttgaaccaaataaacaattccccccaaaataacatttaataatgaataaaaatgttCGAAAAAGGGAAACAAATATAAAGACAAACCCACGTAGGGGCCATTCGAAAGTGCAACAAAATCTAGTCCACGCAGGGGCTAAAGAAGTGCAAATACAAGTAAAAACCCACGCAGGGGTGATGTCCACTATGCTGCTCCGGATGATCCTGCTCCGTAGTCGTCTTTCTGAATTTTGTGTTGCTGAAACATATACCTCAGCATCCTCTCGATTTTCTGATGGATCCAGTTGGCAAACTCATCATACCCCTGCCTCAGTCTTTCGACCTCTCGAGTTGCCCTCTCAAGAGCGTCCTGATTCTCTACAAACTTAGCATAGACCTCATTGGCCTCTTCCTTTATCTCTTGCAGTTTAGCCACTGCTTTGGCTACTCTGTCCGTCACACTGCGAAAGCTACGCGGAATCTGAAATGAGACATTTTGTATGTCCTTCTTCAGCCATTCTTTGTAACCTTCGCCATATCCAGCGTTGAATCGGTCAGGGGCGATAGTGTCTTTACCCATGCGCTTGGCATTTTTCCATTCTCTGAGCATTTCCGAAGCGTCATGCACTCTGTCATCCCCAATGTCATACATATAAGCGCCATAGTATTCTTCTCTGGGCACGGTTTGTTTTCTTCCGAATTGTCGCAAGACTCGAAATGGCGCGTAAGGGCGAATTCCCCGACTGCCTGGTAGAGGGAGCACGACACATCTGCGACTCTCCACAACAACTTCCTTGGATATAAAACGGTCGAGCATCCATTGGAGGTCCTCTTCTCTCAATTCGGAGAAAATTTGGGCCCATCTCCCTCTTGTTCTCCGATTGTCCATATTGGCCCAGAATAGTAAATCGTTTAAGTCCTTGAGAGTGTTTTTGTTGTCGAGGGTGTGTAAATCCCGCGTCCCAGCACCCTTCGCCAAGTGGCTGAGAATCCACCACTGGAGGAGTAGATTACACCCTTGGAAATATCGGTGTCCTTCTTTGCACTTACCCAAGGCCCGATACATGTCAGATAATATGACTGGAGCTACGGGGTAGTATTTTGTTGTTCCTTGATTTTCGTATCCTTTGAACAACGTGTGGAAGAGCGTTATGACTCTGGTGTTGATGCTCAAACTCGGACCGTGCGGGAAAACCATTGTTCCCAACAATGCCACGGCAAACGCTACGGGACGGACCTCGTTCCACTCTCTGTAGGAGATCTTAAACTCCCGATTGTACGCGGCGTAGAAACTCGCGTGTCCGAATCTAATATAGAGATCTCTGAACATCACGTGGGAATCCTGACACCAATAAGCGAAGTCTTTTCTTAGTCCAAACCAATCCGCAATATTCTCTACGGAAGGTTTGTTGGGGATGAAAATATCCTCTTGTTTTCGGGCTCTCGTCTCTATCCCAGTGCCCACGGTGTCTATACAATCCCTTATCTCTTCCAGCGTCGGGGTAATTTCGGCTGTTCCGAAACGAAAGACCATCTTCTGACTGTCCCAATACCCCGTAAGCACCTCGATTAGTTCTGGCCAACCATCCATGTTGATCAGCTCGGTTAAGGCACCTACGTACTTATTAAGGGTTCGCCTATGATCCCCGTCCAAATCGTTGTACCACATCGTAAGCTGAGGTGGTGCTGAGACGACCATATCAAAATTCGGGAAGAGATCCATGTCTGTAAAATAGAAACCCATTAGATTTTTCCCCACCCCCAAGTTGGTTTTCACACATATGTTTATTCGAATGTCAAACAACATGATGCGTCGTGAGGTCGAAGACCTTAGACGCGATTTTGGCGGTTTTTCTACTAAAATGGACTTAATACGCCTTGGGTATTAAGCCGTCCTAGGCTGATGCTTAACTTGGttttggtttcgctctatctTAGGCTTTCTAGAATTGTTTTCAAATtgacggttacccgagtcggacaaaCGTCGGGGTGGAGCTATCAAACAACACCGGATGACCGCATTCCGACTATTTGTTTGATACTCCCAAACGATTTCTTGGGTATATCTGAAGAAAGCCGGGGTAAGTCGCGTAACTTCCGTTTCCTAATGCAAACTATTTGCCGTTTGGCGGAAttatgccatgaaatgcaaCATTTCGAAAACTAAAGTAACTAAGCAAATAAACAGTTGTCGCAAATAGTCAAACAAGTTGATCTTAGGGTTAGAATCCTCCGTTTCCCCAGTAGAGTCGCCATTCTGTTTTATCGAAAAGATATTCgaaaagagtttattttgttttaaaagatattttcgacttttaggagtcgccacttaatatttaagaaaaattaagaaaaacttgtttccaaataatttaaacagaaaaatcgtttgaaaacattttttaaggGTTCGAGATTCTTAttagcgtcttaggaaggttttgaaggCACCTAAGACGCTCCGCTTAATACGGTTTTCCGGCAATTAACCACTTGACTATTTTTAAAGATTTGCAAATTTTGAAGTTGGACTTATTAAAGTTTTTTATCTAGACAAACTTTacgaattttgaaatatttgtcgttttaagatttaattttagttttaaggttTGATAAAATAGAGAGGCATTTCGATGGGGTTTGGAGTTTTTATAACCCTAAAATAACGACATTCAAGCAAACATGTAAACAAAtagtaaagagagagagagagagagagagagagagatttgggtccaatttcgggttctgttcgccttgaccgaaaaTTGGACCCACCTGCTTTTGGGTTTTTTAAACCCAATTTAACCTGTCCTAATCTAAACATACAAAGTAAAATACCAGAAAATAAAACAACGAGGGCTTATGCcctttacaaataaaaacacgaaaaattaaaaaaataaagccttctgatccttcttcttcaaacttCTTCCATCTTCACGGAATTCCGAATTTTGCCCGTCTGTCTCATGGCTGGCTGACTCGATGAAAGAGGAAATTAAGCCTTTTACGGCTTTCTCAAAAATGCCGAGAGAGGGGAAATGGGAGTTCATAATGAACTCGAGGTCAAATtttcatgcaacacaaaaataagGAATAGTCAGAGGAAGATGACATAgaacaaaatgaaataaaaaatttaatgaaagaaCCCCAACTCAAATCAATGTAATAAACACAAAATAAGCGATATGCCAAAGGACAGTTAAGGAAGCTAAAACATGACCTACATGGTAAAATATGAGTTCTCAAAAAAGTCAGGAGGTGATAAGAAGCATATATGCTTTGAGATGCCTTGTTAGACTTTGACTTGACTTCTTGAAGAGTTGTGACCCATCTCCAAAGGATAATGTCAACCACCAATAGATCGTATAGTATAAAGATATAATAACATAGAGGAAAATGTCTGATTATAAGGTGGATGGACCTAAGCATCCTAAACATCCAATTGTAAGGCGGAAGAGCCTAAATGTCGAAACAGTAGGTCACATTAGCGAGTTGAGTCTGATAAAATCTCCAAAATAGCCTGAATAGTAGCCTGAGTAGCCGAACAATAATGTGAGTAGCTATGAATTTGACAGTCTTCATTTGTAAGCATGAAGGCGGCTGTTAAAAAGGTGGTCGATTTTGTCTGCAATCAGCACTCTGCAACTtgtaatataacttaaatagaGTGATTAGAGCAGATATATCAAAATAAGCGGTAAATATAAACATGATGCAATTTCCATGTCGACCATGAATGTTTGTCTTAAGACTATAAAAAAATGATGTCTTAGGCTATGATGTCTAGGGCCATGATGCAAAATGTATCCTCAAGTCATGAAAATGTTGTCCATGGGCCATGAAGAATGATGCCCTTAGACTATGGCACCTTCGGATCATGATAGACAGAAATTAAATCCTTAGGCCATGATATGATGTTTGAGGCCATGAGGATTATGCCTTTAGAGGATCATGACTTAGGAACatgataaacataaaataagtcCTTAGGCCATGACATGAAGTCCGCAGGCCATGAAAGATGATGCCTTTGGAGGATGACGCCTTCGAAATATAAGTGATGAATAAAAAGAGCGTATCTATTTTGACGTAATTGTAGCATATTGAAACTTGAGTCAGTAGTAACTCTGTACAAATGTATTCAGGCTCATGCAATTCTCGAGCACAAGCAATCTCGGGAGCAGGAGATGATGTAATCAATGAACACATGCAAATTTAAGGCACAATCCAGTCTCGGTCACAATGTAATTTTAGGGCACAATGCAGTCTTTGGACGGATGCAATCTCGGGCAAAAATACAATTCTATAGCATGATGCAATAATGCAGTTCTCGGGCACATGCAATCTTCAAAACGTTGCAATCCTTGGGCGCAATGAaatcttcgggcacatgcaatctTTAGGCACAATGCAATCTTCAGGCACATGTAGTCTTTGACATGATACAATCTCGGGCTTATGCAAACTTCGGGTACATGTAATGTTTGGTCACAATGCAATCTTTGAGCACATGTAGTCTTCGACACGATGCAATCCTCGTGCACAATGCAATTCAGGCATATGCAATGCACTATCAGGCACATTCAATCCTTGGACACAATGCATTTCGGGCACAATGCAATATCGGGAACAATGCAATTTTCGGACAAATGTAATCATTAGGCACAAGTTGATTGAGGGCATATGCAATTCGCGCACCATGCAATCTTCGAGCAGATGTAATCCTTGGGCATAAGAGTTGATTGAGGGAATATAGTAGCTTGGACATTCGCCTTGTTGAAAGGATCGAGCATTAGTTGTTGCGCTCAAAAGTGTTATGTTGATTGTTGAAGTTGCCTTTGTATATTTACCTGTATTTTCtgcattcaaagaaaaatagttagttTAAGGGGGAGGTTGATTTGTATCCATGGTTTGACACAACATTCTCCTCTGATGTCTGATAGAATGTTTTTCGGAGTGTCGTCAAAAATTTTGAGGTCCCCTTAAAATTTTTGTCCAAGTGTAGAACTTCTGCTATTTTGATTTGTTGTAGATTGTAGCTTGACTGTGAATTTTTTAGACTCTCCAAAAGATTCTGCCCCAGTCTTGATTTGCGAGACAATACGCTTTTGAAAGAATTTTTGAGCCCTGCtcaaaattctgccccagtaATTGATTTGTTTGAAGAAGTGATTTTAATAGAATTTTGAGTTCCTCTCAAAAAATTTGCCCCAGAATCGAGGTTTGCAAGGAGAATGCTCTTTGATGAAACTTTTTGATACCCtttcaaaaattctgccccagtcATACAATAAAggggaaaataaaattttttattatgataAGACCGAACCCCCATAGGAGTGACTACGTATCCCTCTTAAATGAGAATCAGGTCTGACGTAGTTCCAAATTACAAGGAAAATGAAAGGAACGACGAAAGCTTCGAGCATAAGGTCTAAGAATAATAAAGCCAGTTTGTTCATAAGAGTCTTGTGCTCGTCAACTTCTCTGATGTGACTTGCGCTTCCTTGTCAAGTGCTTCGCGTACACCTTTGTAGGATCTCCTTGAACGATGAATGTTTCACTATAATTGCAATTGTTGTTTTGTGGTCCTTGTTGCACtataatttttcccttttcaatcATAATCTGAATCTTATTTCTCAATGTTGCACATTCCTCAGTGTCATGACCTTGAATGTTTGAATTATAGGCACAATTTTTGGATAGATCAAAGTTTGAAGAAGAGTGCTTAGGAATCCATCCATTTCTTGGTCTTAAAAGTCCTTTAGCCCATAATTTCTGGAAAATGTCAGTCAAAGTTTCCTTGCCTTATGTTGAGATGTCTGCAGGCTGGAAGGCTCAAAAATAGCATGAATTTGCTcaatattttgattgttttgtttCGGAGGTATAGAGGTTGATGCATCTTTGTTCCTTTCACTTAATGAAGTTTTCAGGACTTGAAGAGAAGTTTGTGCATCAGTAATTCTTCCAAAATGGATGCCATATTCTAACTTTTTTCCAATTCGAATTAGACTATAAAAACCTTGAATACCAGCGAAAAACAGGGTTTTGTAGTACATACCATCAAGTGACCTAATGAGAGTTTGGACCAACTCCTCTTCACGCAGTAGATGACGTATCTTGGAGGCTTCTATTCTCCACTGTATGACATATGCCTCAAAAGATTCATGACTTAATTTCTTCACTTTGAGAAAATTGAACATTGTAGGATCAACCTTCTTATTAAACTTATATTGTTCCAAAAAGTCTTGAGCCATGTCTTCCCATGCGAGTCATTTGTCAAAGTTTTGTTTGACGTATCAGGTGAGGGCTATTCCTGATAAACTTTGAATAAATAAGCTCATCAGGAGAGGTTCATTATTTTCTAATCCAAATAACCTGCTACAATAATCCTTGAGATGTGCCATTGGATCCCCACGTCCGTCGAACATGTtgaattttggaattttaaatCTCGATGGCAATTCAACTTCTAGGTGTAGACATAATTTCTTACACCTCAAGTCATGAGCAGATAATGAGTTTAATCCTTCATTCACCTTCTTCTCCAAGTCATACATTTTTCGTTGCAGTTCACCTAGTTTAGATTTCTCTATTTTGTAACATATCCCCTCATATTGTAAAGCATCCAAGTTGAGGCATGTCGGAGATATTTGTTGAGAAACGGTGTAAGTAGGAATAGGATGAGGAGAGATAGTTCAAATTATTGGATGAGAAGAAGGGTGAGTTGGAGGATTGTTTTGGAGAATGGTTTGACTTGTGAAAGGtgacatatttatgtttgtctCCAAAGTAGGATTGGCGGAGAGTAACGACTTGGTCCATTCACGCATATTCAACACCTATTCTTCTAACCTCTTTATTTTCTACTCAAGGCATGATACGAGCTCGTCTGAAAGACCTTTCTTTTCAACAGTCTCGCCCATAACCTTGTCATTAcccacttttattttttctttgcgATTCTCAGTTggaagagaaggaagagagccCTTTGATCGGGTGCGATAAACATGGTCTACACGTCAACCATTGGGGAAGggtaaaacaaaataaaataaaataaagcaaaCCAAAGCCCAAGTTAGAACATTGTATAAATTGGATATGAAACACATTATTCTAAGATAAACGCCCTAAATATAGGGGGGCTCGTTAAGCCAGAGGTAGGCCTAAGACGAAACAACgcacaataattaattcaagcCTATTTTGCCAATTTGAAGTTAAGTTAGAGTAAAATTCTAAACTCCGTTTTCGGTATAGTTTGGCTTGATTTAACTATCATGACTACATTGACATGTAAGTATGGAATTTGTCTAAAGGGTGTTGGGGGCCCTTAGAAAATAGGGTGGCTACTAATTATGTGGATTGACACAAAAGGTCAAACCACCTAGGGTTTATGCAGCATGTATGAACTAACTATGACTTAAAGAGTTGGCTTATTATGGACTTGAAAGGGATTCTATGCGAGAGGCTCGTGGTTTCGCGACAGTAAAACTATCTGTTACGTTCACGCATATGCCGACTCTCTATAATGGGTATTTGGAGTGAATTGGAGTAGTTGTGAGAGGTTCAAAGGAAGAGGGTCCCAATAAGGGAAGTATGAGCGGAATGACAGTTATCAAAGCAATATACACTTAGCATTTAGATTGAAAGCAATAACATATAGGCAATTTATAAAGCggtaaatgaataaataaataaggataAATAAGTAAAGAAAAGTAAACATATAGACATATTAAAGATCATgcatgtaacgacctgtttagtcgttttgagcagcagattttatttctggaaaaactgtgtgagtcgacgaaacccacgacggaccgtcatgggcacgacaggccgtcgagggtgtctcgttccaaaacacttagaattctgaaatttgggtactgaaatcgactctctgaacttNNNNNNNNNNNNNNNNNNNNNNNNNNNNNNNNNNNNNNNNNNNNNNNNNNNNNNNNNNNNNNNNNNNNNNNNNNNNNNNNNNNNNNNNNNNNNNNNNNNNNNNNNNNNNNNNNNNNNNNNNNNNNNNNNNNNNNNNNNNNNNNNNNNNNNNNNNNNNNNNNNNNNNNNNNNNNNNNNNNNNNNNNNNNNNNNNNNNNNNNNNNNNNNNNNNNNNNNNNNNNNNNNNNNNNNNNNNNNNNNNNNNNNNNNNNNNNNNNNNNNNNNNNNNNNNNNNNNNNNNNNNNNNNNNNNNNNNNNNNNNNNNNNNNNNNNNNNNNNNNNNNNNNNNNNNNNNNNNNNNNNNNNNNNNNNNNNNNNNNNNNNNNNNNNNNNNNNNNNNNNNNNNNNNNNNNNNNNNNNNNNNNNNNNNNNNNNNNNNNNNNNNNNNNNNNNNNNNNNNNNNNNNNNNNNNNNNNNNNNNNNNNNNNNNNNNNNNNNNNNNNNNNNNNNNNNNNNNNNNNNNNNNNNNNNNNNNNNNNNNNNNNNNNNNNNNNNNNNNNNNNNNNNNNNNNNNNNNNNNNNNNNNNNNNNNNNNNNNNNNNNNNNNNNNNNNNNNNNNNNNNNNNNNNNNNNNNNNNNNNNNNNNNNNNNNNNNNNNNNNNNNNNNNNNNNNNNNNNNNNNNNNNNNNNNNNNNNNNNNNNNNNNNNNNNNNNNNNNNNNNNNNNNNNNNNNNNNNNNNNNNNNNNNNNNNNNNNNNNNNNNNNNNNNNNNNNNNNNNNNNNNNNNNNNNNNNNNNNNNNNNNNNNNNNNNNNNNNNNNNNNNNNNNNNNNNNNNNNNNNNNNNNNNNNNNNNNNNNNNNNNNNNNNNNNNNNNNNNNNNNNNNNNNNNNNNNNNNNNNNNNNNNNNNNNNNNNNNNNNNNNNNNNNNNNNNNNNNNNNNNNNNNNNNNNNNNNNNNNNNNNNNNNNNNNNNNNNNNNNNNNNNNNNNNNNNNNNNNNNNNNNNNNNNNNNNNNNNNNNNNNNNNNNNNNNNNNNNNNNNNNNNNNNNNNNNNNNNNNNNNNNNNNNNNNNNNNNNNNNNNNNNNNNNNNNNNNNNNNNNNNNNNNNNNNNNNNNNNNNNNNNNNNNNNNNNNNNNNNNNNNNNNNNNNNNNNNNNNNNNNNNNNNNNNNNNNNNNNNNNNNNNNNNNNNNNNNNNNNNNNNNNNNNNNNNNNNNNNNNNNNNNNNNNNNNNNNNNNNNNNNNNNNNNNNNNNNNNNNNNNNNNNNNNNNNNNNNNNNNNNNNNNNNNNNNNNNNNNNNNNNNNNNNNNNNNNNNNNNNNNNNNNNNNNNNNNNNNNNNNNNNNNNNNNNNNNNNNNNNNNNNNNNNNNNNNNNNNNNNNNNNNNNNNNNNNNNNNNNNNNNNNNNNNNNNNNNNNNNNNNNNNNNNNNNNNNNNNNNNNNNNNNNNNNNNNNNNNNNNNNNNNNNNNNNNNNNNNNNNNNNNNNNNNNNNNNNNNNNNNNNNNNNNNNNNNNNNNNNNNNNNNNNNNNNNNNNNNNNNNNNNNNNNNNNNNNNNNNNNNNNNNNNNNNNNNNNNNNNNNNNNNNNNNNNNNNNNNNNNNNNNNNNNNNNNNNNNNNNNNNNNNNNNNNNNNNNNNNNNNNNNNNNNNNNNNNNNNNNNNNNNNNNNNNNNNNNNNNNNNNNNNNNNNNNNNNNNNNNNNNNNNNNNNNNNNNNNNNNNNNNNNNNNNNNNNNNNNNNNNNNNNNNNNNNNNNNNNNNNNNNNNNNNNNNNNNNNNNNNNNNNNNNNNNNNNNNNNNNNNNNNNNNNNNNNNNNNNNNNNNNNNNNNNNNNNNNNNNNNNNNNNNNNNNNNNNNNNNNNNNNNNNNNNNNNNNNNNNNNNNNNNNNNN comes from Solanum pennellii chromosome 1, SPENNV200 and encodes:
- the LOC107020473 gene encoding uncharacterized protein LOC107020473, coding for MDLFPNFDMVVSAPPQLTMWYNDLDGDHRRTLNKYVGALTELINMDGWPELIEVLTGYWDSQKMVFRFGTAEITPTLEEIRDCIDTVGTGIETRARKQEDIFIPNKPSVENIADWFGLRKDFAYWCQDSHVMFRDLYIRFGHASFYAAYNREFKISYREWNEVRPVAFAVALLGTMVFPHGPSLSINTRVITLFHTLFKGYENQGTTKYYPVAPVILSDMYRALGKCKEGHRYFQGCNLLLQWWILSHLAKGAGTRDLHTLDNKNTLKDLNDLLFWANMDNRRTRGRWAQIFSELREEDLQWMLDRFISKEVVVESRRCVVLPLPGSRGIRPYAPFRVLRQFGRKQTVPREEYYGAYMYDIGDDRVHDASEMLREWKNAKRMGKDTIAPDRFNAGYGEGYKEWLKKDIQNVSFQIPRSFRSVTDRVAKAVAKLQEIKEEANEVYAKFVENQDALERATREVERLRQGYDEFANWIHQKIERMLRYMFQQHKIQKDDYGAGSSGAA